The following proteins come from a genomic window of Corallococcus sp. NCRR:
- a CDS encoding TolB family protein has protein sequence MLGAMGCQGRCAGTGGAAAPGTLSEAERRALPGTIVFLSERAGQKDVWRVTPAGEETQVTTAPEDEYPGPPSPDGRTLLVIASGEANGRVFQQLRLQPLEGGRQVALHPPRPRARNASWAPDGTWLVAESDAQGFSDVVRVLPQANAVDTRLTHVKAGCFEPAVSPDGTEVAAVCSGDGDPEVYVFRADGTGEPRRITTFYMEDRTPQWSPDGKWLLFVSNRERKERMYLVRADGSDLRALSAEGFAGDEREAAFSPDGKRVAYVARLQDGKSRIWVADVAGGAPVALTDGQHRDDMPAWSPDGKALVFVSERDGDTDLYLMRPDGTGQTRLTTAKGADWLPRWFVPR, from the coding sequence ATGCTGGGCGCCATGGGCTGTCAGGGCCGCTGCGCCGGCACTGGCGGCGCCGCGGCGCCCGGCACGCTGTCGGAGGCGGAGCGGCGGGCCCTGCCGGGCACCATCGTCTTCCTCTCCGAAAGGGCGGGACAGAAGGACGTCTGGCGGGTGACGCCCGCCGGAGAAGAGACGCAGGTCACCACCGCGCCGGAGGACGAGTACCCCGGCCCGCCGTCGCCGGACGGCCGCACGCTGCTGGTGATTGCGTCGGGCGAGGCGAACGGGCGCGTCTTCCAGCAGCTGCGTCTGCAGCCGCTCGAGGGAGGCCGCCAGGTGGCGCTGCATCCGCCGCGGCCCCGGGCGCGCAACGCGAGCTGGGCGCCGGACGGCACGTGGCTCGTGGCGGAGTCCGACGCGCAGGGCTTCAGCGACGTGGTGCGCGTGCTGCCCCAGGCGAACGCGGTGGACACGCGGCTGACGCACGTGAAGGCAGGCTGCTTCGAGCCCGCGGTGTCCCCGGACGGCACGGAGGTGGCGGCCGTGTGCAGCGGTGACGGGGACCCGGAGGTCTACGTCTTCCGCGCGGACGGCACGGGCGAGCCCCGCCGCATCACCACGTTCTACATGGAGGACCGGACGCCGCAGTGGAGTCCGGACGGCAAGTGGCTGTTGTTCGTGAGCAACCGCGAGCGCAAGGAGCGCATGTACCTGGTGCGCGCGGACGGCTCGGACCTGCGCGCCCTGTCCGCGGAGGGCTTCGCGGGAGACGAGCGGGAAGCGGCCTTCAGCCCGGACGGCAAGCGCGTGGCGTACGTGGCCCGGCTTCAGGACGGCAAGAGCCGCATCTGGGTGGCGGACGTGGCGGGCGGCGCGCCGGTGGCGCTGACGGACGGACAGCACCGCGACGACATGCCGGCCTGGAGCCCGGACGGCAAGGCGCTGGTGTTCGTCTCCGAGCGCGACGGCGACACCGACCTGTACCTCATGCGCCCGGACGGCACCGGCCAGACGCGGCTCACCACGGCGAAGGGCGCGGACTGGCTGCCGCGCTGGTTCGTGCCGCGCTAG
- a CDS encoding golvesin C-terminal-like domain-containing protein, whose amino-acid sequence MSTFRNPFAAAAVALVLSACGPQAQQPTEAPPAETPSQPSTDPAGSALPRELDPLFAQAAQEFNVPAELLKAVSYAETRWQMVRGEAEFPGQQPAFGLMALRGEDLEQGAALAGVTAEAARTDALSNLRAGAARLSQLATDANVERGDLAAWAPVVARLSGITNPEAQAAHVHRSVYAVMNEGAVELNHDGSVAVSLEPVKVEAKFERPQVRAMAAGPDYAASVWRPSPNYNARPSGSTGDPSMIIIHTCEGSYSSCWSWLTNSASGVSAHYVVNESGSEVSQLVREASRGWHIGATYDSSLNGGKESWLNGVSANHFTIGIEHGGYASQTSFPAGQIDASAKLSCDIARDNAIIKDSYHIVAHGRLQPATRTDPGPNWPWSSYISKINSYCGTSTPSGDIIIDSNSANNDASKARFSLSGAWSDGYSAGYYGSGYYYAATEAISAPATFEFYLPTAQTRTIDAWWVAGTNRSTTAPFIAYNAAGSEVGRVSVNQQTNGGKWVQLGTYSFSAGWNKVQLSRWTTPGYVVMADAVRVR is encoded by the coding sequence ATGTCAACCTTCCGCAATCCCTTCGCGGCGGCGGCCGTCGCCCTGGTGCTCTCCGCGTGCGGTCCCCAGGCGCAGCAGCCCACGGAGGCCCCTCCGGCCGAGACGCCGTCGCAGCCCTCCACGGACCCGGCGGGCAGCGCGCTGCCGCGTGAGCTGGATCCGCTGTTCGCGCAGGCCGCCCAGGAGTTCAACGTCCCGGCGGAGCTGCTCAAGGCGGTCTCCTACGCGGAGACGCGCTGGCAGATGGTGCGGGGCGAGGCGGAGTTCCCGGGCCAGCAGCCGGCGTTCGGCCTGATGGCGCTGCGTGGTGAGGACCTGGAGCAGGGCGCGGCGCTGGCGGGCGTGACGGCGGAGGCGGCGCGCACGGACGCGCTGTCCAACCTGCGCGCGGGCGCGGCGCGGCTGTCCCAGCTGGCCACGGACGCGAACGTGGAGCGCGGGGACCTGGCCGCGTGGGCGCCGGTGGTGGCCCGGCTGAGCGGCATCACCAACCCGGAGGCGCAGGCGGCGCACGTGCACCGCTCCGTGTACGCGGTGATGAACGAGGGCGCGGTGGAGCTCAACCACGACGGCTCGGTGGCCGTGTCGCTGGAGCCCGTGAAGGTGGAGGCGAAGTTCGAGCGTCCCCAGGTGCGCGCCATGGCGGCGGGCCCGGACTACGCGGCGTCCGTCTGGCGCCCGTCGCCCAACTACAACGCGCGCCCTTCCGGCAGCACGGGCGACCCGTCGATGATCATCATCCACACCTGTGAGGGCAGCTACTCGTCCTGCTGGAGCTGGCTCACCAACAGCGCCTCGGGCGTGAGCGCGCACTACGTGGTGAACGAGAGCGGCAGCGAGGTCTCCCAGCTGGTGCGCGAGGCCAGCCGCGGGTGGCACATCGGCGCGACGTACGACTCGTCGCTCAACGGCGGCAAGGAGAGCTGGCTCAACGGCGTATCGGCCAACCACTTCACCATCGGCATCGAGCACGGCGGCTACGCCAGCCAGACGTCCTTCCCGGCCGGGCAGATTGACGCGTCCGCGAAGCTGTCGTGCGACATCGCGCGCGACAACGCCATCATCAAGGACAGCTACCACATCGTGGCGCACGGCCGGTTGCAGCCGGCGACGCGCACGGACCCGGGCCCCAACTGGCCGTGGTCGTCGTACATCAGCAAGATCAACAGCTACTGCGGCACGTCCACGCCGAGCGGTGACATCATCATCGACAGCAACAGCGCGAACAACGACGCCTCCAAGGCGCGGTTCTCGCTGTCGGGCGCGTGGTCGGACGGCTACAGCGCCGGCTACTACGGCAGCGGCTACTACTACGCGGCCACGGAGGCCATCTCCGCGCCGGCCACGTTCGAGTTCTACCTGCCCACCGCGCAGACGCGCACCATCGACGCCTGGTGGGTGGCCGGCACGAACCGCTCCACCACGGCGCCGTTCATCGCCTACAACGCGGCGGGCTCCGAGGTGGGCCGCGTGTCCGTCAACCAGCAGACCAACGGCGGCAAGTGGGTGCAGCTGGGCACGTACAGCTTCTCCGCCGGCTGGAACAAGGTGCAGCTGAGCCGCTGGACGACCCCGGGCTACGTGGTCATGGCCGACGCCGTCCGGGTGCGCTGA
- a CDS encoding metallophosphoesterase: protein MRLFGIGDTHLPSTRQKDMHRFGWTDHPLPLQRAWDERVRPEDAVIVAGDISWATRPHEVMEDLAWLDARPGRKVLVRGNHDYWWGDSASKLRKLLEPFRTLEGFLHNNAFVLGPWVIAGTRLWTAPEAPPMPGGEMGDEQGDSGYVERETRRLATSIDDALKKEAAHPTPLTRIVAVHFPPVYANERATAFSAPIEAFAPKVCVYGHLHSSGIPAGFTGERAGVRYVLASCDAAGFAPVLLDER from the coding sequence ATGCGGCTCTTCGGTATTGGCGACACGCACCTGCCCTCCACCCGGCAGAAGGACATGCACCGCTTCGGCTGGACGGACCACCCGCTGCCCCTGCAGCGCGCGTGGGACGAACGGGTGCGGCCGGAGGACGCGGTCATCGTCGCGGGGGACATCTCCTGGGCCACCCGTCCCCACGAGGTGATGGAGGACCTAGCGTGGCTGGACGCGCGGCCGGGGCGCAAGGTGCTGGTGCGCGGCAACCACGACTACTGGTGGGGCGACTCCGCGTCCAAGCTGCGCAAGCTGTTGGAGCCGTTCCGCACGCTGGAGGGCTTCCTACACAACAACGCCTTCGTGCTGGGGCCGTGGGTCATCGCCGGCACGCGGCTGTGGACCGCGCCCGAAGCGCCGCCCATGCCCGGCGGGGAGATGGGCGACGAGCAGGGGGACTCCGGCTACGTGGAGCGCGAGACGCGCCGGCTGGCCACGTCCATCGACGACGCGCTCAAGAAGGAGGCGGCCCACCCCACGCCGCTCACCCGCATCGTCGCGGTGCACTTCCCGCCGGTGTACGCGAACGAGCGGGCCACCGCCTTCAGCGCCCCCATCGAAGCGTTCGCCCCCAAGGTGTGCGTGTACGGGCACCTGCACTCGAGCGGCATCCCCGCGGGCTTCACCGGCGAACGGGCCGGCGTGCGCTACGTGCTCGCGTCCTGTGACGCGGCCGGCTTCGCGCCGGTGCTGCTGGACGAGCGCTGA
- a CDS encoding DUF2378 family protein, translated as MPSDKAELAARIAILQSGDSIRGLIFKSVFGLVQQHAGAIGMEQLRVGELNHDYAELRSYPAREFLTLLYNAADLLEGSLGPQDAVFHACGEVSITRYSTGPGMLVFGIISRGDPQKLFAGAQMAYSAAVSYGNREYLTTGPKSGTLRMRRDMMPPAYHVGILTGSLKVLGLTGKATAKPQGIDRVDYDIEWA; from the coding sequence ATGCCGTCGGACAAGGCCGAACTCGCCGCCCGGATCGCCATCCTCCAGTCGGGGGACTCCATCCGTGGGCTCATCTTCAAGTCCGTCTTCGGCCTGGTGCAGCAGCACGCGGGCGCCATCGGGATGGAGCAACTGCGCGTGGGCGAGCTGAACCACGACTACGCGGAGCTGCGCTCGTACCCGGCGCGGGAGTTCCTCACGCTGCTGTACAACGCGGCGGACCTGCTGGAGGGCTCGCTCGGCCCCCAGGACGCGGTGTTCCACGCGTGCGGCGAGGTGAGCATCACCCGCTACTCCACCGGGCCGGGGATGCTGGTGTTCGGCATCATCTCCCGGGGGGACCCCCAGAAGCTCTTCGCGGGCGCGCAGATGGCGTACAGCGCGGCGGTGTCCTACGGCAACCGCGAGTACCTCACGACGGGCCCCAAGTCCGGCACCCTGCGCATGCGCCGGGACATGATGCCGCCCGCGTACCACGTGGGCATCCTCACCGGTTCGCTGAAGGTGCTGGGGCTGACGGGCAAGGCCACCGCGAAGCCGCAGGGCATCGACCGCGTGGACTACGACATCGAGTGGGCCTGA